A region of the Desulfobacterales bacterium genome:
CTTATGATTTTCTATCAATAATTTCAAACAGAATAATCAATGAAGTCAACGGTGTAAATCGCGTGGTTTATGATATAAGTTCCAAACCACCAAGCACAATAGAATGGGAATAACATATGGCTCAAAAAAAATCTGATGAAATTAAAATACATCTTGATGATGAAGATATTGACAATCCTATACTTAAAAATATTGAGGATTCAAAAATTGAAAGGCTTAGCCATAGAATAACGTTCATTACTGTAATGCTGCCTTGCTTAATATTAATTATAATTTATCTTGTTTATAACGATGTTACAAAAAAATTTGTAACAATCAATGAAACAGGAGGAAGTAAGCTTCAAAGCCTTTCTCAAGATTTAGAAAACCGTATTTTATCTTTATCCGACAGATATTCAAAGCTTGAAGCATATCTATCTGATAAATTTCCTTACTTCGAAAAAAGAATAACTGAGGTTAATGACAATTTTAGCTCTTCAATAAAGCAGTTAGAAAATACATTGAAGGATTTAAAATCAAATTCAGTCGATAAAAAAGAATTAAAAGATATTTCAGATAAAATTACTAAAATAGATGGAAATATTGCATCAACTTCAAAAGATATAAATGATCAAATAAAAAGCTTAGAACAAAAATTAGCATCAGAATCAGCTAAAAATACAGAATTAATAGATGCTATTAATAAAGAGTTAGTAAAGGCTAAGGCTGGACTTATCACCCTTTCATCTACCGCTCTTGATAAAAATACTTTTAGTGTTGCCCTTAAAAATGAACAGGATTTTTATCAAAATAAATTAAATAAGGTTTCAGACGGAATTGATGAAAGAATAATAAAATTAAATAACAAAATTGCTGAGCTTGAGAATAAAATAAAAATTTTGGAAAGCAGAAAAGCTTTTTTAGTGCCTAATATTTCTGATAAACCTAAAAAAACGCCCAAGACTACGCCTATAAAAATAGAGCATGGAACAATTATTGAGCAAGAAATAATCGAGTAACATGATTGAAATGATTAGAGCTAATCATTCAAATATTAAAACATTGAGGAGAATAATTTTATTATGAAAATTGAAGAAACTAAAATCAAAACAGATGACAATGTGGAATTATTCCTTATGAAATGGCTGCCCGATGATAAAAATGCAGTTAAAGGAGTTGTTCAACTTTCACATGGAATGGCTGAGCATATATCCCGATATGGAGATTTTGCTTCATTTCTTGCAGAATCTAATTTTGCAGTATTTGGAAATGACCATAGAGGCCATGGTAAAACAGCCGGTTCCCTTGAAAATGTAGGATTCTTCGCTGAAGAAAATGGATGGGAATTAGTTGTTGATGACATGCATCTTATAAGTAAATTGATAAAAAAAGAATACCCTAATGTTCCAGTATTTACGCTTGGACATAGCATGGGATCCTTTCTTTGCAGGCATTTTATGATTTTATACGGAAATGAAATAAATGGAGCAATATTATCAGGAACATCAGGAGATCCAGGTTTTCTTGGAACAATGGGTATGGGAGTTGCTAAATTAGCATCTTTTTTTAAAGGCAAAAAAGCTTTAAGCCCAATTATGGATGCTTTATCCTTTGGAAGTTTTAATAAAGGTTTTAAGCCCGCTAAAACAAAATTCGACTGGCTATCTCGAGATGAAGCGAGTGTCCAAAAATATATTGATGACCCCTACTGTGGAGGAATTTTTAGTTCAGGGTTCTTTCAAGATATGTTAAGGGGTATAAAATTCATCAACAAAAAAGAAAATATAGCCAAAATCCCTAAAGACTTACCGATATACATATTTTCTGGAGAAAAATGCGCTGTTGGTAAAAATACAAAAGGCGTAATGGAGGTAGCAAATTCGTTTATAAACGCTGGTATTAAAGATGTATCTCATAAAATTTATAAAGACGCTAGACATGAAATGCTGAATGAAACCAATAAAAAAGAAGTATATTCAGACGTGCTTAATTGGCTCAATGCCCATATTTAATGAGTAAATAAATTATTTTTCACATTAAACATAAAAAGGCAAATACAAAAAAATGTATTTGCCTTTGCTTTTCTTATTTGATATTCGAGCTTGACTATATCTTTAAAAGGAATTTGATAACTATATGAGCTATATTAACGATTTGAAAAAATTTTTTGCATCAATAAAACTATCGGTCTTTCTTTTGCTTACAATAGCTGTGACTTCAATAATAGGAACAATTATCCCCCAAAATGAAAGCATTGAATTTTATACCCATAAA
Encoded here:
- a CDS encoding alpha/beta hydrolase codes for the protein MKIEETKIKTDDNVELFLMKWLPDDKNAVKGVVQLSHGMAEHISRYGDFASFLAESNFAVFGNDHRGHGKTAGSLENVGFFAEENGWELVVDDMHLISKLIKKEYPNVPVFTLGHSMGSFLCRHFMILYGNEINGAILSGTSGDPGFLGTMGMGVAKLASFFKGKKALSPIMDALSFGSFNKGFKPAKTKFDWLSRDEASVQKYIDDPYCGGIFSSGFFQDMLRGIKFINKKENIAKIPKDLPIYIFSGEKCAVGKNTKGVMEVANSFINAGIKDVSHKIYKDARHEMLNETNKKEVYSDVLNWLNAHI